TGAACACAACTAGGGaaagggaaggctttcttaatgAAAAGGGCCTTAATAACTTTGTATAAATTAGTCTAAGAATCACACACAACCACTTTAAATAAGACAGACCCTCAGCATCCCCACTGCTCGTGTCCCCAGACTTTCCCAGCCATCCCTTTCCATCTCATTCCCCACAGGGCTGGGCAACTGATGCGACAGgagaagcagagaggaagaggggaaaaCGGCCCAGTTCCTGGTGGGGGCATCCATGGCAGAAGAGGCTTTCTGGACACTGGTCAGCCCCCACTCCAGGCTGAGAGGCATTGGGGGGTCAGCGGGTGCCCAGCCTGGTTCCCCAGGGTGGGCcttgaagcagcagcagcagcagcagtagcgtTAGCAGCagtggagggaaggggaagggttCGGGTATAGGCGAAAGGGATCTGTTGTGGGACTCGGGGGGCCCTGACTCCCCCTGCTCCCACACATACATGGGTGGCCATCAGGCTCctgtcttcccttttctccttcccaGGCCTCTCAGAAGAAAGCCTGCTGAGATCCACACTTCCTCccatctttccttcctccctccctccctttctttcctctctcctttctgtctccccCCCTCCCCAAGGAAAGGCCACTGGGAGAGAAAGTCCTGTCAACATGAAGGGAAGGCTATTGAGTCCAGTTGGTTAAGGCCACCTCCTGGCTTCTGGGAGTCTCGGTGCCTGAGCTGCCGCTATGAAAATACCTGGGGTCTGCGAGTGTCACAggaatgggagtggctggccagTCATAGAACTTTCCAGGCCAGGTTGGGGAATGGACCCGAGGCCAGGGAGGCTGGGACAGCTCCGTCCCACCATGGGGCAGCTCACAGCCAGTTCCCTCCCCATTCCTGGGCACCCTGAGCCCCAACCCCGGGAGAAAGGCACTTCATGGCTTCGGAAAGCCTCATCAAGAAGGAAGAGGATGTCCTCATGTGGGAGCGGGAGACCTGAGCCCTCATTCTGGCTCTGGTGACACTGAGCAGGTCACCATCCCCCTCCAGGCCTCTGCTTTTTGCAGGAGTTTGCATAAGGAGGTGGAGCTAAGTGATCTCCAAGGTGCCTTTTGGCTCTGATAGTCTGTGATTCTTGGCAAAACCAAGTGTCCTGCTTGGCTTTCGTTCCTGGGAGGGTACAGAGCCGCCTCAGGCCCATCTCTTCCCCTCCAAAGTTGGAGCTGAAACTAGCTGGGGTAGGGGGAGAGGGACGGTCAGGCAGCACAGCAAGGTGGTGAGAGAAGTGACGAAGTATCCATAACAGCTTTATGGAAAGCCCAAacgaacttcttggccaacccagtacagcATGGCCCCTCTCCTTCACCTCTTTCCTTAACTGGGCCAAACTCAGGGAGGAGGAAGACACCACAGTAGCTATTCCTCTCTTCTCTGGTGCTTCACCTCCTCCTTGACCAGAGCGCCAAGCCCCCATTCCCATGTCCCCCAAGGCACCCTGTCTGCATGCCAACACcccatccctctcccctctcACTACAGTCTCTCATTGCttggctccctgtgcccctctgGCAGCCAGGGGAAGGCTGATGCCCTAGTTGAAGAAGGGAGGGTTCCACCCAGCCCGCAGGGCATACCTGAGGCAGGAAGGGCCGGAGAAGGGTTAGGCATTAGGGTATCAGACAGAAGAGGTAGGGCTTAGAGCAGGGGAGGGTTGGTATTCCAGTGCGAGGTCTCCCAAGTCAGGAATCGGGCTGAATGGATCCTTGATGGGAAGGCAAGTGGGGGAGGAGAGCCAGCCGGTGAGCAGCTAGAAGAGGGGCCAGGTGAGGCGAACGGCTGTGAGGGCTCCAGAGAAGCAGGCCGATCTATGGAGGAGTAGAGAGAAATCACAGGGGGTGGGCGTGTGGTGGCCCCTTCGGTcctaaagagacaaaaatgaCCAGAGAGGAGTCATTGATGTGTCCTAGGTCAAAGGAACCGCCCGGGGCGGGACAAAAGACCACCTTCACCCTGCTCTGTGCAAGCCTGAACCTAAAGCCTCAGGCCCCTGAGCTGGGGCCCCTGTCCCGGAGACAGCGGGAAGGACAGAAGGTCACCTCTAACCTCTCCTCTCATAGCTCCAGGCagctctcttcctgtcttctgcCTGCAGCTACCCCCAAAGCTCCCTGCCTCCTTCTCCGCCTCTGGTGAGGatccacactcacacacataccctGGGGCACCCCTCCCCAGCTTATCAAAGcgcgtcccccccccccccagtcttCCAGAACACTCCACCTGGGCCAGCCAGCCCAAGTCTAGGCAGGCAGGCGGACAGGAGCCAGCACCTGACTCCCGGGGGAGCGCCAAGCCCCTCTCCAGCCTCAGCCTCCTGTCTGTGAGCCCCAGGGCTCTGTGTGGGGCTGGGACTGCCCGGTGCAGGTCTCTGGCCAGCAATCAGCAGCAGGCCCACCCAGCTTCCAGACTGTTCCTCCCCTGGCCCCTCTGTGCCACCCACTCACCAGAGGCTCAAGTACCTGCTTCAGAAAGGCATGGGGCCCTTGTGGGAGAGGCGTGGCCGCTGGCGCCGGAACTTCCTCCGACCTCCCTGCCAGGGCCCTGGGCCGCTCCTCTGCCCCCTGGGCTGCACCAGGTATCGGATGGTGCCTTCTTCCATCTCCTTCCCGTCAGAAGTCTGCAGCAGGGGTCCTGTAGGAAGAAGAAAGCCAGTCAAGCCAGTCATCCCCAAAGGCTGATGCAGAGGCCCGGCCTCACAGCCGGCCGAGAGGGGCAGTTCCTCATGAGGTGGCGctctcatagtttttctttttcaatccaTGAACCAATGAACTTTTTGCAACCGTTACACTGTTCTGGGGCAAATGGAACCCATGACTCACATCTTGCGAATTATACACCTGACTTTATGTCCTTTTGAGAGTTTTATCATGTTTCTGATGGGCACAAATACACGTTCTGTGTTCAGAACATCATCAAGAGGTGCAGTTTGGGGTATCAGGACTGTACTGAGGCTTGGGCATGGCAGACAGTATACCTCCCACTGCACCCTGGCAACTGATACACTGAAAACATTTCCGACACACAATATTTCAATGAAATGAACTCCCCCCATCACGTGGCCATCACCTAGATTCAACAGTGATCCAGATGGAGTTACATATGCTTTGGttctcctgtttctttctttgcaGAGGTATTCTAAAGCAAATCTGGAACATGATGTCATTGTACATCCTTTGATATGCAGGTGACCCACTTTTGAGTCCTAGAGCTCTCAGACCTCCCCCCTGGGCATGTCATCAGTATCTAGCCATCTTGGGGCTCACTTGCTCCCATGGCCTCCTGGTGGGTGACTGGGGGACTGCTGGGGGGGCAGTCTCTGATTCTCTGTGTCAGGGGGGCAGGGTGGTCTCTGACTCTGCCTTATGCTGGATTCTATTCAGGTTGTGACCAGATTCAGAGGCCAATAAATATTGTAcaaatgaatgagtaaacaaaTGAGTGAACGTCACCTGAAGCAGCAAGTGCATCGGGAAGGGGGCTGGGCTGCTAAAGTTGCCCCCCTTACCACACCTCTTTTCATCCCCAGATCATACCCCCATCCTGTGTCTGATGCACATTCCTTCTATTCTGATCCCAGTTGGCTTCTTTTCTGCTCTAGGGGCTCCCCTCTACATCTGTGCACAGAGTAGAAACCTCCTAATGCCAGAGCAAACCCTGCCGATAGAATCCAAGTGGTGCTGGGTGTTCCTGGGTGCGATGAGGGACGAGACTCATGGGCCACCTCTCATGGAGGCTGACGTCCAGCCAGGGCAGGCGAGCTGGCACGCCACAGACAAGCCAGCTACCAGAAGCCAGCAGAGCGGGGAGTGGTGATGGTGCTGGGCGAGAGACAGACCAGCAGAGTGTTAGGCAATGCCCATGATGGGGCTGCTCCAGGCAAATACAGCTTCTGAGGCCAGCGATCGTGAATCCCAGTCTCCCTCTTCCCACACCAGCAGGTTCGCCTCCAGCTATATCCCTCTCTCTCGAGACCTGTTTCTATCCATCCAGGAGTCTCCACCACTAGCTCACAGTTTCCATATAACCGCCCCTTGGCTGCCAGTTCCCCCATTATACCCCTGGcagctcttcctttccttcctccctgcctccagcatcCCCATGCTCCAGTTCCTTCCTTGGCTAGTCGGCTTTTGTGATTCCCCCTCCACTTGCACACAATTTCCAGGCATTTCTCCTCCTCTTAGGCCAGAAGCAGGCGAGGTCTGTCCTTAGGGccctccctgcccaggccccTGGGGCCTACCGCTCTCCAGTGCTGGCCCAGACATGCATGCGCACACTCTCTAGCCCTTCACCCTCCCTCCCGCAGAAGAGTCACAAGCCCATTAGGACCTCTCTGTTTACCAGCCACTCTTCATGCTTCTGGTTGGGGGTGGGTTAATGTGGTCCCCTAAACCCAGCACCTAATGTAAATTCAAACACAAATTGTCTTTGTGCTTTGGGGCAGTAGGGGCCAGGAGGCTGCTTCCTCCCATCGTGGGGCTACCTTCTGCAAAGGGGCTGGAACGTGTATAGGGACAGGAGGGAAGCCCCTTCactcagccccccaccccagctgcttCAGCTTCTGCCCTGtgttttggagccccctcaaggCTGTCCTGCCCTCTGCAAGAGgataggaatgatgctaacgaaAAGTTAGTACCAGAGAAACTCTGGGGCAAAAAGGACTGTGCTGAGGGTGTGGCCAGGCACACAGAAGCACCCTAAAGACCATAAAGGTCTCAATGAGGTCTTGATTCTTGAGTCTGAAGGGTGACCAATGGCACAGGCTATGGTCCCAGGAACAGCAGGCCATGAGAAGAGAGTCACAGTGCCCAGCTGGGAAGggtatcatctgcaaatactCAGACCCAGGGCTGTAAGTGGTGGTGGCAATCAGGGAGGGAGGCCTGGTTGGGGAGGCCCCTAAGACGGAGGGAGGCCCAGAGCCAGGATGAGGAGCATGGCTGCTGGGCTCAGACTCTAGCCAGGGAGATGTCTAGACACTGGGGCTGCAAAGAAGAACTACCTAGGCTGACTGAGCTCTCAGCCGGACCCTGGAAAGCAGTCACCCAGAAGCCCCAGGCATCTTGCACCCCACTGAGCAGGGGGCTCACTGTCCTCCTCATAGCCAGAAGTTTGCAGTTCCTCTCCCACCCTGATCCTATCACCCACCTGTTTCCTACTTTTGATTCTGAGTCTGGTTCACCCTAAGATAAGCTGACACCTGAAACCCAGGCTTTGTCCTGTCTAAAGGGGCCAATAGAGGCTTCTGATTCTCATCACTGCAGAGGTCCTGGCTATACAAGAGAATTCCCCTGTAGAAATTGGGTCATCCCCAGTGAACTTAAATATTTTCCTCTAACTCATCTGCTACTTAAAGGAAGGCTAGGGCAATCCAGCCAAGAGTCGCAAGCCTACAGGGACTGAAGTGCCATCAGCATCTCCACTGTGAACCACAGTCAGGGGTAAACAGGGCTTGCTTTTCACACCACATGAACTCCAACCCTGCCAGCACACAATGAGGTGTGTGCCACTTTTCAGGAACATGCCATCCTCACTTGGAATgaagtatcattttttttcttcttgccatCCAGCCTGTCTTGTGATGGCTTTAAAAGCCCACACAAGTGGCACTGGCTGTGTCCCCTCCACTGCTCTGGGGTCCTGCATGTGTCTCCGGGATGAGGTGCCCCTCCTCTGTCTGCCGAGCCCCATGCCCTGAGCCGTCTTCCCATGCCAGCCAAGCCACTGAAGACACCTGCCCTGGCAGCCCTGCTCGTCTGCTTCACCTGCGTTAGTCCCTTACTGACTCAGGTTACCTGGGGTCTTAGCTCTGAGGCATTGGGGATGGAGTGGAGACGCCCCCTCCCTGAGTCAGAGAGGTCAGAGTCTGTCCTCATGCTGTCATGGTGGCCAGGCCTCagctggggctggggagaggcaggagagagagagagaggtgctcAGACAAAGACCAAGGGCTGCTTGGCCCTGGCTCAGCAGTTTGCAGACTCAGAAGAGCAAAGTGTATCCCAGGTCAGGAGGCAGCGGAggagtctgtgtgtgttagtgtaGGTGCATTCCAAGTCAGGGCACAGTGTTGTGGAGGAAGCATGGATTTCAGGCCTGGAACTCTGACTGGGGACCCAGGCTGTGGACAGCATGTGAGTCTGCGCCAGGGGTGAGGTGCTTCAGAAAAGCTCTTTCTCTGACCCAGGACAGGAGGCACGAACAGCAGGACCTGTGTCCTTGGACCCTGGGCTGGTGGCCACCTGCACGGAGGTGGCCTCCTTGGCTCCaagagaggctggggtggggggggcagggtGAAG
This DNA window, taken from Bubalus kerabau isolate K-KA32 ecotype Philippines breed swamp buffalo chromosome X, PCC_UOA_SB_1v2, whole genome shotgun sequence, encodes the following:
- the APLN gene encoding apelin, whose protein sequence is MNLRRCVQALLLLWLCLSAVCGGPLLQTSDGKEMEEGTIRYLVQPRGQRSGPGPWQGGRRKFRRQRPRLSHKGPMPF